In Primulina eburnea isolate SZY01 chromosome 3, ASM2296580v1, whole genome shotgun sequence, one DNA window encodes the following:
- the LOC140826856 gene encoding LOW QUALITY PROTEIN: ABC transporter I family member 20-like (The sequence of the model RefSeq protein was modified relative to this genomic sequence to represent the inferred CDS: deleted 1 base in 1 codon), producing MAVQEENSRPTVEINGLSFTYPGINGHPPPGSTPLIDEFSLTLHSGERCLLVGSNGAGKTTLLKIIGGKHMVEQDMVKVLGRSAFHDTALTASGDLSYLGGEWRREVAFAGFEVPIQMEISAEKMIFGVAGIHPQRREELIKVLGIDLSWRMHKVSDGQRRRVQICMGLLKPFKVLLLDEITVDLDVLARSDLLRFLKKECEERGAVIIYATHIFDGLEGWPSHIAYVARGKLQLATPMNKIKDISKLSLMRTVESWLRKERDDERQRRKEREANGTPECDENVEGSRVAGDPARTAVRILNNGWGAGRLNSTVAGEESFSFSSNRVLR from the exons ATGGCGGTACAGGAGGAGAACTCTCGACCCACTGTGGAGATCAACGGCCTCAGCTTCACTTACCCAGGAATCAATGGCCATCCTCCGCCCGGTTCCACCCCTTTGATAGATGAATTTTCCCTCACTCTCCACTCCGGAGAGCGTTGTCTTCTTGTTGGTTCCAATGGCGCGG GGAAAACAACTTTACTGAAAATAATTGGTGGGAAGCATATGGTGGAACAAGACATGGTAAAGGTTTTGGGAAGATCCGCATTTCATGACACAGCATTGACGGCTTCAGGAGACCTCTCTTATCTTGGTGGTGAG TGGAGACGAGAAGTTGCTTTTGCTGGTTTTGAGGTTCCAATTCAGATGGAGATTTCTGCAGAGAAAATGATATTTGGGGTTGCAGGAATCCATCCCCAAAGACGAGAAGAATTGATCAAG GTGTTGGGTATTGACTTGTCGTGGAGAATGCATAAAGTATCTGATGGTCAAAGAAGAAGAGTTCAAATATGTATGGGCCTTCTAAAGCCATTCAAG GTACTATTGCTGGATGAAATAACAGTTGACTTAGATGTGCTTGCACGGTCTGACCTTCTAAGATTTCTAAAGAAAGAATGTGAAGAACGTGGTGCCGTAATAATTTATGCAACTCATATTTTTGATGGT CTTGAGGGCTGGCCATCACATATT GCTTATGTGGCTCGTGGGAAGTTGCAGCTAGCGACGCCaatgaataaaatcaaagataTTAGCAAGTTGTCACTGATG AGAACTGTGGAGAGTTGGCTGAGAAAAGAGAGAGATGATGAGCGGCAGCGAAGAAAAGAGAGGGAAGCTAATGGTACTCCAGAATGTGATGAAAATGTCGAAGGCAGTCGTGTAGCTGGTGATCCAGCTCGCACTGCTGTCCGCATACTAAATAACGGGTGGGGTGCTGGGAGGCTGAATTCAACTGTAGCCGGTGAAGAAAGCTTCTCCTTCAGCTCTAACAGGGTCCTCAGATAA
- the LOC140828311 gene encoding WAT1-related protein At1g09380-like isoform X1, with protein MERKTRPKLTKSILFQIFLCSIFGVTVNQITYFVGLKYSTPTIACALSNINPAVTFLLAVPLGLEKLVLKSKAGQAKVWGTIICVGGALLLSFYHGQVVNIGQSGIHWKYAEKTGTKNSIDHVNSSGPLLLVASAVSWAVWLIIQTRLSKQYVAPYSSSALMCFMSSFQCVIIGFCFNHDLSAWSLNHTIRIVSTVYAGIVCSAMAYCIMTWCIERKGPLYVSVFSPLLLVIVAILSWALLQEKLYTGTVAGSALIVLGLYGVLWGKNREMSCSLLHTTHEHFEEVKSTHKFDLESNVAASVQSTT; from the exons ATGGAGAG GAAAACGAGACCAAAATTGACAAAATCTATCTTGTTCCAAATTTTCTTGTGTTCCATCTTTGG GGTTACTGTGAATCAGATTACATATTTTGTTGGGCTGAAATATTCTACCCCAACCATCGCATGCGCCTTGAGCAACATAAATCCAGCGGTCACTTTCCTCTTGGCTGTACCTTTAGG ATTGGAGAAACTGGTACTTAAAAGCAAGGCGGGTCAAGCCAAAGTGTGGGGAACCATAATATGCGTGGGCGGTGCGCTGTTGCTGTCTTTCTACCATGGGCAAGTAGTGAACATCGGGCAGTCGGGCATTCATTGGAAATACGCAGAGAAAACGGGAACCAAGAATTCCATCGACCATGTCAATTCCTCGGGCCCTTTGCTTCTCGTTGCAAGCGCTGTTTCTTGGGCTGTGTGGTTGATCATCCAA ACAAGACTGAGCAAGCAGTACGTGGCTCCATATTCAAGCTCGGCCTTGATGTGTTTCATGTCAAGTTTTCAGTGTGTGATTATAGGGTTCTGCTTCAACCATGATTTATCAGCTTGGTCACTCAACCACACCATCAGGATTGTTTCAACTGTCTATGCG GGAATCGTGTGTTCGGCGATGGCATATTGTATAATGACATGGTGCATAGAAAGGAAAGGGCCTCTGTATGTATCGGTTTTCAGCCCTTTGCTTCTGGTTATCGTGGCTATCCTCAGCTGGGCTCTACTTCAAGAAAAACTTTACACTGGCAC AGTTGCGGGATCGGCATTGATTGTGTTGGGACTGTATGGAGTCTTATGGGGAAAGAACAGAGAAATGAGCTGCTCTCTTCTCCATACCACTCACGAGCACTTCGAAGAAGTAAAGTCGACGCACAAATTTGACCTGGAATCAAACGTCGCCGCTTCTGTTCAGTCAACGACTTAG
- the LOC140828311 gene encoding WAT1-related protein At1g09380-like isoform X2, whose amino-acid sequence MVQGDFFPLLNMVIVQLGYAGMNIISKLAMDSGMNPFVHVAYRQIFATISLAPFAFLWRGTLYMNRKTRPKLTKSILFQIFLCSIFGVTVNQITYFVGLKYSTPTIACALSNINPAVTFLLAVPLGLEKLVLKSKAGQAKVWGTIICVGGALLLSFYHGQVVNIGQSGIHWKYAEKTGTKNSIDHVNSSGPLLLVASAVSWAVWLIIQTRLSKQYVAPYSSSALMCFMSSFQCVIIGFCFNHDLSAWSLNHTIRIVSTVYAGIVCSAMAYCIMTWCIERKGPLYVSVFSPLLLVIVAILSWALLQEKLYTGTVAGSALIVLGLYGVLWGKNREMSCSLLHTTHEHFEEVKSTHKFDLESNVAASVQSTT is encoded by the exons ATGGTGCAGGGAGatttttttcctttgttgaacaTGGTTATAGTTCAATTGGGGTATGCGGGGATGAACATTATATCAAAACTTGCAATGGATTCTGGGATGAACCCTTTCGTCCATGTTGCTTACAGGCAAATCTTTGCTACCATTTCTCTCGCACCTTTCGCTTTTTTATGGAGAGGTAC ACTATATATGAACAGGAAAACGAGACCAAAATTGACAAAATCTATCTTGTTCCAAATTTTCTTGTGTTCCATCTTTGG GGTTACTGTGAATCAGATTACATATTTTGTTGGGCTGAAATATTCTACCCCAACCATCGCATGCGCCTTGAGCAACATAAATCCAGCGGTCACTTTCCTCTTGGCTGTACCTTTAGG ATTGGAGAAACTGGTACTTAAAAGCAAGGCGGGTCAAGCCAAAGTGTGGGGAACCATAATATGCGTGGGCGGTGCGCTGTTGCTGTCTTTCTACCATGGGCAAGTAGTGAACATCGGGCAGTCGGGCATTCATTGGAAATACGCAGAGAAAACGGGAACCAAGAATTCCATCGACCATGTCAATTCCTCGGGCCCTTTGCTTCTCGTTGCAAGCGCTGTTTCTTGGGCTGTGTGGTTGATCATCCAA ACAAGACTGAGCAAGCAGTACGTGGCTCCATATTCAAGCTCGGCCTTGATGTGTTTCATGTCAAGTTTTCAGTGTGTGATTATAGGGTTCTGCTTCAACCATGATTTATCAGCTTGGTCACTCAACCACACCATCAGGATTGTTTCAACTGTCTATGCG GGAATCGTGTGTTCGGCGATGGCATATTGTATAATGACATGGTGCATAGAAAGGAAAGGGCCTCTGTATGTATCGGTTTTCAGCCCTTTGCTTCTGGTTATCGTGGCTATCCTCAGCTGGGCTCTACTTCAAGAAAAACTTTACACTGGCAC AGTTGCGGGATCGGCATTGATTGTGTTGGGACTGTATGGAGTCTTATGGGGAAAGAACAGAGAAATGAGCTGCTCTCTTCTCCATACCACTCACGAGCACTTCGAAGAAGTAAAGTCGACGCACAAATTTGACCTGGAATCAAACGTCGCCGCTTCTGTTCAGTCAACGACTTAG
- the LOC140826858 gene encoding ADP-ribosylation factor: MGLSFTKLFSRLFAKKEMRILMVGLDAAGKTTILYKLKLGEIVTTIPTIGFNVETVEYKNISFTVWDVGGQDKIRPLWRHYFQNTQGLIFVVDSNDRDRVVEARDELHRMLNEDELRDAVLLVFANKQDLPNAMNAAEITDKLGLHSLRQRHWYIQSTCATSGEGLYEGLDWLSNNIASKA; this comes from the exons ATGGGGTTGTCATTCACCAAGCTTTTCAGCCGACTGTTCGCCAAGAAGGAGATGCGGATTCTTATGGTAGGTCTTGATGCTGCCGGTAAGACCACAATATTGTACAAACTCAAGCTGGGAGAGATAGTGACAACCATCCCAACTATTG GATTCAATGTGGAGACTGTGGAATACAAGAACATAAGCTTCACTGTCTGGGATGTTGGGGGCCAAGATAAG ATCCGGCCATTGTGGAGGCATTATTTCCAGAACACGCAAGGGCTGATCTTTGTGGTCGATAGTAATGATCGAGATCGTGTTGTGGAGGCTAGGGATGAGCTGCATAGAATGCTGAATGAG GATGAGCTAAGAGATGCAGTGCTACTTGTTTTTGCAAACAAACAAGATCTTCCAAATGCTATGAACGCAGCTGAGATAACTGACAAGCTTGGACTTCACTCACTCCGTCAACGTCATTG GTATATCCAGAGCACATGTGCCACCTCTGGCGAGGGCCTCTATGAGGGGCTCGACTGGCTCTCCAACAACATCGCTAGCAAG GCTTAA